The genomic region tcaaagtataggaatagagggaacattcctgaacttcatcagatctatctatgaaagacctagagcaaatatcatcctcaatgggaaaaagcttgcagccttcccgttgagatcaggaacatgacaaggatgcccactctcaccactcttgttcaacatagtattagaagtcctagcaagatAATGCATCTTAAGGTACTCATAATTtctaaatcatttaattttgtactttattaataaaaatacattaaaattcagttttttgtattttcagtaaCTAAtgatagtaaatatatttattttttgttctttcagttatattattcctgctttcctttttccaaatcctttttttctccttgtctttttctctcactttaaACTTACCTCTCAAATACAATATCAGTAATGAGGTCATTGCATTATTCTATTAAAAGTCATACTTTGGTCTTAATTTTGGCCTGATTTAAACACTGACATTATGGACTCATGCTAATTAGCCTGAATGGCCAATTCCCCCACCAATTAAGCAAATGTCGATATTTCAGGTTATTTCAGTTACCCTATGTTAAGGGTAAGAGAAAAAAGTGTTGATTGTGATCTGAAATCATCAACCCCAAGACATcctgttattttataataaaattctttcttaCCCTTATGACATTATAAATGCAATTATGTTTCTAGTTCCTTGCACTCTAAGTTTGGACATTTGTATCATAATTGCCATGGATTCTTTACATTGTATCTCAGTGGTAAATTGAGTCTGTGAAGAAAATTTTTCTTGGTACACTAAGatcagtttcctttttatttatttatttttaatatgttgccTTGGTTCCTTCTGTTGTAATACCTCAGACCACTTTGTATCAATCATGTCATATAATGTGTCTTAACTTTACAGTTAAACATCCGAATGGACTGAGCCCTAAAAGTTCtttggttaattttcttttagtcaTATGAGCATCTTTTCCCATAAGAATAACATTATAAATGATTATTGCATTCCCAGGCTAGCCCCTGGTGGTGTTAAATGCAGTTCTAATGGTATTAATCCAAATTCTTATTtctggagcaggaggaggaaggggagggagaggatgaggaaaatgggagaagaaaggTGACGTTGTATGGTGGGGACAAAGAAGTagtcaaagaaaagaatgaaagaaaagggatGTAAGAGAGAAACTCCCTGCGTTTAGGCCTTGCTCTAAGCAAAATTTTGAGATATATGtcattgatttttgtgtcctctggttttcatttctgtatcacATTCCTCTAAGCTTAATGCTCTCCTTTGGTCCTAAGGTCCCACCCCAACCTGACCTGTTCCACTCTTAAAACTCCCCTTTCTCAGCACATACATGCTTGGCAAGTATCGGTCTAAGAGGTATTTGGAAAATATGTTGGAAAATATGAGTCTAGGAGAACCTAATCATTGTGTGGAACTCACAGTCCCAAAACCTGTGAAATCTATCCTTCTCCTCTTAGGGGAATTCCAGTCACTGTATCAAAATGAAGCAGAATAAAAGGAAGGCAGTGTTTTGAAGGAAGATGTCTTCCTTGGTGGTCATCCCCAATGCTCAGTTCCGCTAAGCAGTCCTTGGTGTGTATTGCTTTCTCCATATCTGATCTGACATTTCCCCCATAGACCCCCCAGGGGCACAGACCCAGCTACTCTCAAGACTTTCTGGACACAGAtcattttgtttggttggttgattgggggttttttgagttttgttccttttttgttttttgaaatcacTCCCATGGTTGAGCAAAGAGTAGAGCAGAGAGGGCTGGTGTATGTGTGGCTCTGTGGTGAATGGGGGCTGGGCAGACAGGTGAAGTTGTAGGTAAGGATGCCCATGGGCTTGTTCCCAGCTTTCTTGTTCAAATTATCCATAGCTTGCCAAAGTTCCTGAAGGTTGGCCTCTGTTACAACGTTAGTAAATGAAAGTGACGACATAGCTTTCATTGCTTAAAATTGGGAAGGTTTCAAAGtaagaaaagtaaggaaaattgTTGGCAATGCTGGCAACGTTTTCAATACTGTATGCTTTTAATGATGATTTCCTGTTGAAAAGTGCCAGATCTAAGAAGGAGATGTACATACATGTTTGCCAGCCTCTGGGAAACCACACGGGCTGCTCTCTGGGTTCCCTTTCCCCACCATTGAGCATGAGCGAGCTCTGCTCTGGTGATAGGCACTTGGCCTGGGTGTTGACCCGAAGCCTCTTCAGACCACAGATAGCGAGGTAGTCGGTGGGCAGAGTGTTGGTGCCACACAGAGAAAGCTTCAGGTCCCGGACCAGCGTGAAGTTCAACAGGAGGCCCAGGGCTGATGCATCTGTGAACCAGATGGTCAGATGGTCACTGTAGCTGGTTTGCTGGAGGGCTAAAGGCAGGACGGTTCTACAGCTGCACATCAAGTTGGCCAGACTGTAGTCACAGTCCTGGACATCTGCAGGGCAGCTGCAGTTCCGGATGGTGTTTTCCTTGGTGAAAATCAGCGTGCTGTTCTTCTGCCCTCCCGTGAAGCAGTGGAGAACAAAGATGCCCAGCGTGCCGGCCAGAAGGACCCTGTGCCCAGAAGGTGGTGCCATTCTGATCTCAGCGTGTGCCATCAAGCGTGTGTTTCCCCTTCGTGAGCCAGTTCACTGGAACTCacctgaaaggaaaatatgcaGCTTGGTTACCACAGgctctctttaaaaatgtatagctTATaggcacctggccagctcagtcggtagagcctGGGACACTTGATCTCGGgctcctgagtttgagccccacgttgggagcTGAGATGACTTAAGGGATATGCAATTGATAGAAAAGGAACCCGTGAGATAACCCATGGTAACCTCCTCTCTCTCATAGTTCTATCAAAGGCAGGCAATGCATGGAGCCCAAGTGCAGACACTATCTTTTCTCAGAGCCCCATGAGAGACAGCAGCCAATCTGTTCATCTGAGACATAAGACTCCCTGTGATGTCTGTTGACAGACTAACACACCAACAGCGAGCAAGACAGGGTGCCCGAGATGAGACCCCGGCGTACCCTGCTGTCCGTGGGCAGGGATCTGTAGTGCTTTGACTGTGCACATTCTCCAAACGTCTTTTGTGGACTGAGTACCTGGCAGTCCCTGGAACATGcacattccctcctccccctcaatATCGGACTTCCTGGAATTCAGGAGACAAACACTTCCGTGTTGGATTCAGCTCCCCAAGTGCTACCTGTTAAACAGCATAGCATGAATACCAGTGAAACATTTAGTTAATGATAAACTTTAATTTCTAACTAGACAAGCATGCCCCCCCATATTAATCTGTTTATAGATCCATTGATACATTCCTGCTTTCCTACAAATGTAAGTGTTAGATTTTAACTGTGTTCATAGACAGTGAAAACACTAATCACACACCAATTAATCACAACGAACTTGCTTATCTGCTCCTTCCCCGGAACAAATGTTATAAACAGATTTTATCAAATAGCTTAGTGTAGGGCTCCAAAACGAAGCAATATATTAGCAGAGATCAATGATCTAAATAAAGTAGGAGCGTATGCATGGTTTTAGGAGTAACGCCAATGTCCGATCTGGAGGAAAATGCCCTGGTACCTGGCATATAATAGATGCATGGTCTTCTTTTATGGTGAGCTAGGAATGAGACACACGTTATGAAGTAGGGTGCCAGGTTTTCAGTCTTGCAAAAATAATTTCCCCTGAGTTAGCTGACAGATGACCAAAAGATGCAGGACCAAAGATACCATTCAGTTCTTCTGAACTGACCAACGAGACAATTCAGTTCATCTGCATGTACAAAGCACCATGGGCATGGCAAAATACTTGGAATGAGATCTCTGACTTAGAGAGTCCACGGCTAGTGACAGGACCCCTACAGGAAGTGCTGAGCAGGGATACACGGGTCAGTCTGAGAGGCTGAATATGTGACAGCAGGAAAGAAGCAAGGCAGACATACACCACTTAGGTTGCAAGCTGAGGCCACAAGGTGGCAAAGCAAGGCAAAGGGAAGTTCAAGAGGGCAAAGCTGAAAATGCCGGGGTCAGGTAGAAGATGGAGAGCACAAGTTCATCAGCTGGTGGCTGGAGTGCAGGGAGACTAACCCGAAGCTCAACCAATAAACCTGAACAGAAGGTAAGACATTAGTTCACAGCCATCACACttccttcattcagcaaatgtttactgGGCATTCACTGGGTGGCAGGCACTTCGCTAGCCCTGGGGACATAGCCCAGAAGACAACAAGCTTCTAGAACTTGTGTTCAAAAGGACTTGATTCTGCTTCCAGGCATACCTATGAGGACCAAAGGGGCCGTAGCaatagggagggagagaaagcaaaggCAGGAGTCAGGTAGGGTTCAGCACGGGCCATGTGCCAGGgtcaagcaaaagaaataaagatgaacaaGACGTACCCTTGCCCTCCTAGAGCTTATAAGCAGAAGAGGAGGACAAATGAGGCTGCACTGAGAAAGACCCTATTGAACATACCAGTGGTTATAAGAACATAGCAGAGAGATAGGTTAAAGTCCATTTGGGGATCTGAATAAGGTGCTTTATagtgttttgtgtttattttgaagTTGGCACAGGCTTTTCTGAAAGAGTGTATTCATTGGTTCATTTTGTAATAAAAGAAAGGTCTTTAAGAAATGCCTAGGGCCAGAATTCTTCCTGAACACAagatttaacagttttaaatagttttaaaatgtggtgGTGACTACCCCACTTAGTAAGGAGCAGTAACTTATTAATTACAAGATAATTTTAGATGATCAGTTGTCCTAGATTCCATTGGAGGTTTCTAGGTCTTCATACCCCAGTAACCCTTTCATCCCAGAACTAGGAAAGCTGTCATCAATGCCAATGGCTTGCTCTGATCCCAGcctggaggggaaaagggaggcgGAAAAGTTTCTACCCATCAGCCTGGAACCTGGTGAGAAAAGTGCCAACTTCATTATTCCAGATGCTGGTACCATTCAGAGACATgcatggaagaagaaaagaggtggGAAGAGAAACGGATGATGATTTCCTGAAATGAGTGGGGCTAGAGATCATAAAAGGGATTTGTGAGCAACCCCCTGTCCCCTGCTGTCAGGGCCCTGGCTGGACCTCAgggtgacacccccccccccccccgcttttggATATCAGGGAACTTGAAAGCTGAAACAAGAAAGCCTCCTGATAGGGTACAGAGTGGGACAAATATTCCTGGTAATAAGCTTATGGGGTTTCCAAAAAGATGCTGTTGgacatttttctccttcagttttatcCTGGGTAAAAAACCACTTGGTTTTTTAGATTTGTTGAATGTGGATTGTGAACACCTGAGTTTCActgtgtgtttattcatttgtggGCAGATTCCAGCCTGGAATTAGGAGAATGGGCACAGATACATCACACTGTCCTTGCCCTTAGCTATGCCCTTGACCATCATGGGGAAAGAAACTATTTTTCCTCTGGGGGTTGCTCATCTAGTTAGAAGGGAAATCAGGATCTACTGGTGACCATCTTGTCTCCAGAAGGAGTGAGCTTGCCTGACAATGAAGCCAACACAGAGAAGAACAGGCACGAAATGGAGAGAGATTCCTAAAAACCTTCTAGAGCACTGAAATCAAGCCATGTCTGACATCCTTCcttgatttttgaaatatttgaaccaggttttttgttttgttttgtttttcccactcAAACCAGTCTGAACTGGATTTCTATAACAAGCAATGAAACGAATACACTGACATTTGGTAAGctatctttttttattcattcaataaacctTTGTTGAGTCCTCGCTGTGTGCTAGCCTCTGTGCAGGAAACGTAGAAGAAAGCCAATAAGATCTCCCTCAAGGGGTTATTCCCCAGTAAAGAGACACTTGAATCGATAATCACAGTACGATGTGACAATCACTATAACAACATTTTGTATAGAGTGTTATGTCTACAACTAACTTTGCCTGGAAATGAAAGGTATCATGATAAGCTTCATGGAAGAGGTAGTATCTGAGGAAGGCAGTAGTTCTcgagtaaaaaaagaagaaaaaaagttacctATGTAATTAGCATAGGGTGATCAGAATTTGGAAAAATCAAAAGTAGGACCAAGAGATTGATGGACTATGGGGATATTCTTGGGATAGGGGAGCTGAGGGGTCCTGTAGGGTGGAAACTTCTGACTTGCCCTGACACATCATTTTCTCAGCATCCCAGCTCTTTGTGTGCTCTATCATTAGGATTTGCCTCCTATGTCCCAAGATgatccccttccccacccctacgATGGGCAGGAGCCTAGCAATGTGACGGGTCTATGCTGTTCTGCTGATGTTGTGCTGGAGTTTGCCCATAAATGGAAAACTACATAGTAAAGCTAGGGCAAAGGTTGATTCCTCCCTCATGTTGCAGCATAATGCCATTAAGGagccatgggggtggggagggtgtgcTCTGCTCCACGTGGTCATGCAGGGACTCAAGCTTTCCTCCCTCGCTCTATCCTCTCCCAGGCCTTTGGATCCTCTGCAGGATTTTCCATTCACATTTCATCGGCCAGAACTCAGGCATGTAGCACCTCTCTCTGCAAACAGCTTGGAAATGAAATCCAGCACCGTGCCAAAGGAGGAGAGGACAGCCTACATATTGGGACAGCCTACATATTGGTGGGCACTAGAGATTTCTGACATGCCTAGGTTGTAAGACGTCATACGTGGCTTTATGCAACCATGATCAACAGGTAGTGTCAATCCACCCAAATTTCTCTGGCAAGATATGGAAAACCATGTATGATCATTAAGTCTTTGAGCCTTTAAAGCACTGAACATGTTGATAAACCAGGGCAATGATTCAGAATCAGTCCTAATATTCATTTTGTATTGCCACAGAAGAAATCTCAACGGCAATTAATACCAGCAATTAGCTGCACGAAAGCAAAGATTTCTGAATTGAGCAGATATAGACATCAGTAACTTCAAAACAAATTCCACACAGATTCTTTCTCAGTCTAGGATTACACCCAGTGTTTAGATAATGTTTATCCTTGGCTCCAAAAGGAATGTTTCAAACTGCACTAGTTCTGTTTATAAGAAGatattactagtaaggagatagTGTGTCTGTCGGTGGGAGGATACCATTTGGACCATTTGCTCAAAACAGATTTGAAATGTCTTGAATAATGATGTTTTGAACTCTGTAGTCTCAacgcaaaagagaaaaaatattattgtgGAACAGCATAGCGGTATTCCCCACTTCTAACAGCAATTAAAAACTAAGAGTGACTTCAgatttttaattcagaaatgGGTTAAATTGAAATTAGAAGGGATCTTTTAATTTCAAAGGTGGAAAGGCACTAAGAGAAAAGACTCAGCTGaagaagctggggaaaaaagaCCAGACACAAAGGAGATGCTCCAGCAAGAAACAGATGGTCCGAAAGAGAAATCTTCactgcagacagaggaagaaaaggcagaagacAGCCAggatccaggcaccccaagaaatccACTTTGAAGCCAGAACTTGGAGAGCTAGGTTAGGCTCTTTCACAAAtgcagttctcaaagtgtgtttcTGCAAATCTCCTTGAAGATTCCAAGGGGGCGAAAATGAgagaaattccagaaaaggagacaaTGTAGAATTGGGGGTATATCCCACAAAGAGAGAGCTACACCTTACTATTGAAGTGTATTTCATCAAAAAGCTTCCCACTGTTGCTAACCCTGAGAGCAATAGGATGGCCTCACTTACCCCAGGGGTCTAATGGGTTGCCCCAGGAACTTGGCATGTACTCTGAGAACAAGCAAGTAGCAACTAATTATAGGGCAGGGGGCAATGTGATTGGTGGGTGCTTATTAAAGACACAGAGTAAGTGTTGGCCGGAAAGACCAGGAAAGTCTCCCAAAAGGGGTGTTATTAGGGCCATGcagagaatggggtggggagagggaaggggaaaggctgCAGATAGAAGGGTCACTTGAGAAAAATCCCAGAGACTAGAGTGCTTGGCACATCTGGGAGCCcatggggctggagggagggcagggcaggggtagACAGGACCTTGCAGCCAGGCTCAGGGTTTTAGTCTCCAAACTGTTGtggcccttccttctcttcctcctcctcctcctacctcttctccctctcccctgcctttttcctttcttcttcttctttttttttttttttcagaatgaagagaggtttcttttccttttatttatttatttgagagagagagcactagagtggggtgaggggcagttggagaagcagtctccccacccagcaaggagcctgatgcggggcttgatcccaggaccctgggatcccaggaccaaAAGtggatgcgtaactgactgagtcacccaggccgcCTCTCTCCAAACCCTTCTGATCCTCACCTCatcaataaaaactttaaaagcccCTCCCCAATAGATACAacctttcatttattaaaaaaatcattataaatatcATATTTGTATATCATCTACATTGTAAGCTATACacagtagattttttaaaaatttgaggtggaaaataatgaaagttGGAGGACCTTCAGCTCTACCCTGCTAGCCTGGTTTGCACACTCCCTTGGATGCAAATACTCCCTTAGGAGGCCCCTGAAGGAGGCAAAAAGGAGGCGCTGAAAGTTCGTAAGCAGGGCAGACCTCTTTAGTTCCAGGTATGAGGAAGGTCATTTCGGTGCCGGGCAGAAATGAAATTGGagtagagacacagagagcaccCTGGGTTCTAAGTAAGAGAacatttttctcttgtattttctttgaagGTTTGCCTCTCTCCATTTGCCGACTTCTCCCTCCAGGCTCTCCGGATAAATCTATTTCAGTATCCGGAATCCGGGGCTGGGTGGAGTGGACCAAGAGCGGGGGATTTGGGAAGGAGGGATGAAGACAAAGCCCCTACCCTCCTGCAGGCAGGCAGCCGGGACACCCGCCTGAACGCCTCAGGAGGAACATGTGGTGTAGGAGGCAGGGGGTCCAGAGTGGGAAGCACTGGAAAAGCTTCTGGTTTCCTTCTTAGCATCCTACCTGGCTTACCTGGGACTCCACTCCTGAAGATGCCCACTCTGTCCCTGACCGCCCAGAGAAAAGGCAGAGTTCACTGAGTCAGGAGCCCCTTGGTGGGTTCATTAGGCTGGCAGTGAGACCAGCTGCTGGCAATACAAGGGACAGGCAAGACTATGAAGTGGCTACAGCAGCTTTCCCATCCCCAGAGTCCCCTTGCTGGGCCTTCCTCTTAATTCCTTGGTCAGGGCTCATCCAGGTGCCTGGTGTTAAAAACCCACTCTCATACAAGGCTCTAATGGCACATGGCTAAGCCTtcatttaaataaacacattctCGCTCAAGGGTATTTGCACTTTAAGCCTTATTCCTACGTGTCCCTTGTTAGAGAGAAGGcgaggattaaataagaaataggGGAGAAGTGTGGGATGGAGACTCCTCTGGAGGACCCTAGAACCGAGAGATCTCCTGTTCTCAGGTCCAGGGCAACTCATCCGTAGCTGTGCAATCACCCTTCCCAGGCAGGTCAAGGAGGAGGTGCCGGCTCCCCTGTATTATGTGGATGAGATGCTCATGAGAACCCTTTAGGTGCAGGACCTTGAGAAGCTCTTTGAGAAAAAAGATCTtgggcatttttcttttctttggctctGACCCACAAATGCACCGCGGGAGGCAGGTTACAGATAAAACACTATGAAAGATGATATTAAAGAAAGGAGTGATAGCTTTGATGTTGACTATTTCAAAGTTTGCAATGTTGAAAGTCACATTGATTTGGATCTCTCCTTAAAGTTTTCTTAACTGTGATAAgtgttgtcttttctttcttcttcacattCCGCAACAGCACACCCCTATCCCTGGTATGAGCCACTGAATGTTCACATGCCCTCCCCAGAGTCTGCCTCTGGAGACACCGCTTTGGGCAGTCTCTGTTGGTGAAAGCCACTTCGCTGTCATTGAGCGTGACATGGTTCATTGTGAGAGGCACAAAGCTGAGTTCAATGTGATTCAGAGATGATTGGGATCTCGTTGGATTTATAGAGTAGGAGCTAAACGGTTTGCTGTCATCTGCTTTATTTCCTCATCCAGAAAATGAGGAACTCAAAGTTCATGTCTCCATGAGATGACATTTAGACAAAATTAGCCTCAAGCATGCAATTAGGATTTCAAGAGGAcacaatttaaagtatttttgtgaTGGTTCCTGTTCAACTCACTGTACAGGGAGTACAGTGTGGGCCACCCAGAAATGACTTTCTGAGCCATTTCTCTCAATATGACATGGGGGTGATAATTCCTACCACACTAGGATACAATACGAGTAGAGAAGGATGCATGTGGAAATATATATAGTCTATTAGTGCTACTCATGAGTACTGCTAACTACTAGTAGGTATACTATGTTATACATAGTATTATTAGCTATGATATTTTGTAAAGTCAGAATTATAATGATAAGAGGGATATATTAGCATGCTCTgtccaggcatcccaaaagtcaccccaaagaaatagaaagttacTGGTTCATTCAATGCACTCCTTACATCaaaaatttgaataaagaatAGATTCAACATAAAGCAAAAATGCTTCTTTGCACCATTTTTCTTGTAACAAACAACTCTGATTTACAAACATTCCTCTGTAATTCTGGGGAATGGGAAGCCTCAACATTCTTAGTGAAATAATCTGGTAAATGGAAATAAGCGTCCATTTCCCATTTCTACTAATTCTACACATTCTAACTTAAATGTGTGTAAAATGTTTAAAGGAGCCGTAGGGTATAGACAATGATCAAAACACGTTCTTCCTGGTCTCTTCTTATCCCTGCTAGATACtgtggggggccgggggaggcGGTGGGCAGGGTGAATAAGGGCCACTGGAGGTACATGTCCTAATCCCTAGTACCTGTAAATGCTATTTGTAGAGCAAGAGGCACTTTGCAGAACAGATGGGGAGATCCAGGAGTATCTGGGTGAGCCCTGCGTCATCATAAGGGTCTT from Mustela erminea isolate mMusErm1 chromosome 1, mMusErm1.Pri, whole genome shotgun sequence harbors:
- the C1H21orf62 gene encoding uncharacterized protein C21orf62 homolog — protein: MAHAEIRMAPPSGHRVLLAGTLGIFVLHCFTGGQKNSTLIFTKENTIRNCSCPADVQDCDYSLANLMCSCRTVLPLALQQTSYSDHLTIWFTDASALGLLLNFTLVRDLKLSLCGTNTLPTDYLAICGLKRLRVNTQAKCLSPEQSSLMLNGGEREPREQPVWFPRGWQTCMYISFLDLALFNRKSSLKAYSIENVASIANNFPYFSYFETFPILSNESYVVTFIY